From Calditrichota bacterium, one genomic window encodes:
- a CDS encoding ATP-grasp domain-containing protein: MNVLIFGGGDLQVSLINKAVKLGYKTIVIDPDENAVGKELATHFYTIPGNDFESTVKICKKHCVNGIVTAATDKPLIMMARIAAEFGFKFPTVKSINNTIKKNILKDILQKNRIPSAKFVKWFKKDGVDFELLKYPLVLKPTDNSGSRGIIFVEDKQSLLKNIENTFSETKEDFILIEEYQYGEEISVEGIVYNKTFHLIQITDKTITPPPNTVELAHIQPSKYCYLSKKISSLLTTTTIRLGLDNCPIHAEIKVLNDELSIIEIGPRLGGDYITSHLVPMSTGVDIETEYLKLVMGSTPYFTPVLNKAAGIRYLEFPVGNVIDSFDFDKIKCNKNIVLFEYKIGVGMKIPKITNSLNRYGFYILESNNRTKLMNLINKMHNQINKKVVYRDRN, from the coding sequence TTGAATGTTTTGATATTTGGCGGTGGCGATTTGCAGGTTTCTCTTATAAATAAGGCAGTTAAATTGGGATACAAAACAATTGTAATTGATCCAGATGAAAATGCTGTTGGGAAAGAGCTTGCAACACACTTTTATACAATTCCAGGTAACGATTTTGAAAGCACTGTTAAAATATGTAAAAAACACTGTGTGAATGGAATTGTCACAGCTGCAACGGATAAACCATTAATTATGATGGCAAGAATTGCTGCTGAGTTTGGATTTAAATTCCCAACAGTAAAAAGTATAAATAATACAATAAAGAAAAATATTCTAAAAGATATTTTACAAAAGAATCGTATTCCTTCTGCCAAGTTTGTTAAGTGGTTCAAGAAAGATGGAGTTGATTTTGAGCTATTGAAGTACCCATTAGTTTTAAAGCCAACAGACAATTCTGGCAGTAGGGGAATTATTTTTGTTGAAGATAAACAATCATTATTAAAGAATATTGAAAATACTTTTTCCGAGACCAAAGAGGACTTCATATTAATTGAAGAATACCAATATGGAGAAGAAATTAGTGTTGAAGGAATAGTATACAATAAAACTTTTCATTTAATACAAATTACTGACAAAACCATAACTCCCCCACCAAATACTGTAGAACTTGCACATATTCAACCTTCAAAGTATTGTTATTTAAGTAAAAAAATATCTTCTTTACTCACTACAACAACAATCAGGTTGGGATTGGATAATTGTCCTATTCATGCTGAAATAAAAGTTTTGAATGATGAACTATCAATTATTGAAATCGGACCACGGTTGGGTGGTGACTATATTACATCACATTTGGTACCCATGTCTACTGGGGTTGACATCGAGACAGAGTATTTAAAATTGGTAATGGGTTCAACCCCATATTTTACTCCAGTTCTAAATAAGGCAGCCGGTATTAGATATTTAGAATTTCCTGTGGGGAATGTTATTGATTCCTTCGATTTTGATAAAATTAAGTGTAATAAAAATATCGTACTTTTTGAGTATAAAATTGGTGTTGGAATGAAAATACCGAAAATCACTAATAGTTTAAACAGGTATGGATTTTATATACTTGAAAGTAATAATAGAACTAAACTTATGAATTTGATTAATAAAATGCATAATCAGATCAACAAAAAAGTTGTATATAGAGACCGGAATTAA
- a CDS encoding DegT/DnrJ/EryC1/StrS family aminotransferase codes for MSYQIPLFDLNFDTEEEKAVLETIRSKWISTGPKTAEFEKTFAEMLHAKHALALSNCTVTLHMALKVLGIGPDDEVLCPSLTFVATVNAIRYVNAVPVFCDVTSMADLTIDPKEIEKHITDKTKAIIVMHYGGFSCEMDTIMAIAKKHNLKVIEDASHSPLSEYKGNKLGTIGDIGCFSFFSNKNISTGEGGMLITNNEDFFNRAKLLRSHGMTSLSYERAKGHSTSYDVVDLGFNYRMDDIRASIGISQLKKIRSDLEKREALRKLYIEELADLEGIEIPFKNHSDFTSNYIFPIVLKNSTFEKRDSIRDQLKEKGIQTSVHYPAVHHFSIYKDDACSLPKTDYITDNEITLPMYGKLLPEEIEYIIKLIKNILSSS; via the coding sequence ATGTCCTATCAAATCCCATTATTTGATCTAAACTTTGATACAGAAGAAGAAAAAGCTGTTCTGGAAACAATCCGTTCCAAATGGATATCTACCGGACCCAAAACAGCAGAGTTTGAAAAAACTTTTGCTGAAATGCTGCATGCAAAACATGCTTTAGCACTTTCTAATTGTACTGTTACTTTACATATGGCATTAAAGGTTTTGGGTATAGGGCCGGATGATGAAGTGCTTTGTCCTTCACTTACTTTTGTTGCCACGGTTAATGCGATCCGCTATGTAAATGCAGTACCAGTTTTTTGTGATGTTACAAGCATGGCTGACTTAACAATTGATCCCAAAGAAATAGAAAAACACATAACAGATAAAACTAAGGCAATTATTGTAATGCATTATGGTGGATTCTCATGTGAAATGGATACAATTATGGCTATTGCAAAAAAACACAACCTTAAAGTTATTGAGGATGCAAGCCATAGCCCATTATCGGAATATAAAGGTAATAAGCTTGGGACAATTGGAGATATTGGCTGTTTTAGTTTTTTTTCCAATAAAAACATTTCTACCGGTGAAGGTGGAATGTTGATTACAAATAATGAAGATTTTTTTAACAGGGCAAAACTTCTGCGCTCACACGGGATGACTTCTCTTTCTTATGAAAGGGCAAAAGGCCATAGCACATCGTATGATGTAGTTGATTTGGGCTTTAATTACAGAATGGATGATATTCGGGCTTCAATAGGGATATCACAGTTAAAAAAAATTAGATCAGACCTTGAAAAAAGAGAAGCATTGCGAAAACTTTATATTGAGGAGCTGGCTGATTTGGAGGGAATTGAAATCCCCTTTAAAAACCATTCAGATTTTACATCCAATTATATATTCCCGATTGTTTTAAAGAACTCTACATTTGAAAAACGGGATTCTATTAGAGACCAACTTAAAGAAAAAGGAATTCAAACAAGCGTTCATTATCCGGCAGTACATCATTTCTCTATATATAAAGATGACGCATGTTCATTGCCCAAAACGGACTATATAACTGATAATGAAATAACACTGCCAATGTATGGGAAATTGTTACCTGAAGAGATTGAATATATCATCAAATTAATAAAAAACATCTTGTCAAGTAGCTAA
- a CDS encoding NAD-dependent epimerase/dehydratase family protein — translation MKKVLITGADGFIGSHLTEFLLEQGYDIRAFVFYNSFNSWGWLDSIPQEKLKQIDIFAGDIRDPNGVRKALEGIDTVFHLAALIAIPFSYHSPDSYVDTNVKGTLNVLNASRDLGIEKLLVTSTSEVYGTAQYVPIDELHPKQGQSPYSATKISADYLAESFYRSFELPVVTVRPFNTYGPRQSARAVIPTIISQLLNGKKEIELGDITPTRDLLYVADTANGFYEIAKRKDLFGEQINIATNSEISIGDLAQKIIDQINPEAQIVSDEQRLRPEKSEVRRLFGANRKLVEKTDWKQMVSLDEGLQRTIEWFSDKNNLAGYKSDIYNI, via the coding sequence ATGAAAAAAGTGTTAATTACAGGTGCAGATGGTTTTATCGGCAGCCATTTAACAGAATTTTTACTCGAGCAAGGATATGATATCCGGGCTTTTGTTTTCTATAACTCATTTAATAGTTGGGGATGGCTTGATTCAATCCCACAAGAAAAACTGAAACAAATAGACATTTTTGCCGGAGATATTCGTGATCCAAATGGTGTTCGTAAAGCTCTTGAAGGAATTGATACTGTTTTCCATTTAGCTGCTCTAATCGCAATTCCTTTTAGTTATCACTCACCGGATTCTTACGTTGATACAAATGTAAAAGGGACTTTAAATGTCCTTAATGCTTCCAGAGACCTGGGAATTGAAAAGTTGCTTGTAACTTCCACATCGGAAGTTTATGGAACGGCACAATATGTACCAATAGATGAATTACATCCAAAACAAGGTCAATCTCCATATTCAGCAACAAAAATATCAGCCGATTACCTAGCAGAGTCTTTTTACAGAAGTTTTGAATTACCTGTTGTTACCGTAAGGCCATTTAACACTTATGGACCAAGACAATCAGCCAGGGCAGTAATCCCGACAATTATTTCTCAACTTTTAAACGGGAAAAAAGAAATTGAACTGGGAGATATAACGCCTACGCGAGATCTTTTATATGTTGCTGATACAGCAAATGGATTTTATGAGATAGCCAAAAGAAAAGACTTATTTGGGGAGCAGATTAACATTGCTACAAATTCTGAAATTTCCATTGGAGATTTGGCACAAAAAATTATTGATCAAATTAATCCGGAAGCACAAATAGTAAGTGACGAGCAACGGTTAAGACCGGAAAAAAGTGAAGTTAGACGATTGTTTGGAGCAAATAGAAAGCTGGTGGAAAAGACTGATTGGAAACAAATGGTTTCTCTCGATGAAGGTTTGCAAAGGACAATCGAGTGGTTTTCTGATAAAAACAATCTGGCCGGATACAAATCTGATATTTATAACATTTAA
- a CDS encoding NTP transferase domain-containing protein yields MKAVILAGGLGTRLKPFTQVIPKPLLPIGEKSILEIQIEKLKQHGFDEIFLATNYKSEYIENFFGNGEKYGVKLQISKEEKPLGTVGPVTLLKEQLNEPFVVMNGDILSQINFADFYKFAMEKKSALTITIKKEILPFAFGNVFFEDDLVTGVEEKPDLITYVLAGIYVMTPDIFKYIPDDTYFGMDTLIKNMLDKNLPVVKYDLKEYWLDIGRPSDYEKARTDFDNVFKGE; encoded by the coding sequence ATGAAAGCAGTAATTTTAGCAGGCGGTTTAGGTACTCGGCTTAAACCTTTTACCCAGGTAATCCCAAAGCCCTTATTGCCAATCGGTGAAAAATCAATATTAGAAATTCAAATAGAAAAGTTAAAGCAGCATGGTTTTGATGAAATATTTTTAGCTACAAACTATAAATCGGAGTATATAGAAAACTTTTTTGGTAATGGTGAAAAATATGGTGTCAAGCTTCAAATTAGCAAAGAAGAAAAGCCATTAGGTACAGTTGGTCCTGTTACTTTGTTAAAAGAGCAGTTAAACGAACCCTTCGTTGTGATGAATGGTGATATACTAAGCCAGATTAACTTTGCAGATTTTTATAAATTTGCAATGGAGAAAAAATCTGCTCTTACTATTACAATTAAAAAAGAGATACTTCCTTTCGCCTTTGGTAATGTGTTTTTTGAAGACGATTTGGTTACGGGTGTGGAAGAAAAACCAGATTTAATCACTTATGTTTTGGCTGGGATTTATGTTATGACTCCAGATATATTTAAATATATCCCCGATGATACATATTTTGGAATGGATACACTTATCAAAAATATGTTGGACAAAAACCTTCCGGTTGTAAAATATGACCTTAAAGAATATTGGCTGGATATTGGAAGACCAAGTGACTATGAAAAGGCACGAACTGACTTTGACAATGTATTTAAAGGTGAATAG
- a CDS encoding sulfotransferase, with amino-acid sequence MLPNFLVIGAAKAGTTSLYNYLKQHPDIYLSPEKEPDFFSFYNRTPFFKGPHDKAINDHIINKLEDYQELFKGAQNKKAIGECSNSYLYFYERTIPTITEFIPNCKIIAVLRNPIDRAFSQYTQSVMIGIEDQQFTKSLELEKKRLELGWRWHYDYSGQSKYFEQIKAYIEAFSKNNVKIYFFEDLINKPLDVLYDIFKFLEVDPNFTPDVSKKFNKSGIVRSKTIQKFVLTDNIIKRLTRSITPSKLRAFINEYIMNKNIKKYSMPIEIRYDIKRHFEKDISQLQSLVDKDLESWFK; translated from the coding sequence ATGTTACCAAATTTTCTAGTTATAGGGGCGGCCAAAGCCGGAACTACCTCATTGTATAACTATCTTAAACAACACCCGGATATTTATCTTAGCCCTGAAAAGGAACCAGATTTTTTTTCATTTTATAATAGAACCCCTTTTTTTAAGGGGCCGCATGACAAAGCTATTAATGATCATATTATAAATAAACTGGAAGATTACCAGGAATTATTCAAAGGCGCTCAAAACAAAAAAGCGATAGGGGAATGTTCAAATTCTTATTTATATTTTTATGAAAGAACAATTCCGACAATAACGGAATTTATTCCAAACTGTAAAATAATTGCTGTATTAAGAAATCCGATAGATCGGGCGTTTTCTCAATATACACAATCAGTTATGATTGGTATTGAAGACCAGCAGTTTACTAAATCGCTCGAACTTGAAAAAAAACGATTAGAATTAGGGTGGCGTTGGCATTATGATTATTCAGGTCAAAGTAAATATTTTGAACAAATTAAAGCATACATTGAAGCTTTTTCAAAAAATAACGTAAAAATATATTTTTTTGAAGATTTAATTAATAAACCTTTAGATGTTTTGTACGATATTTTTAAATTCCTTGAGGTTGATCCAAATTTCACTCCTGATGTTTCGAAAAAATTTAACAAAAGTGGTATTGTCAGATCAAAAACAATTCAAAAATTTGTATTAACAGATAATATCATAAAAAGATTAACACGCAGTATTACGCCCTCCAAACTACGAGCCTTTATTAATGAATATATTATGAATAAAAATATTAAAAAGTACTCAATGCCAATCGAAATTAGATATGACATTAAACGACATTTTGAAAAAGATATTAGTCAACTCCAAAGTTTAGTAGATAAAGATTTAGAATCTTGGTTTAAATAA
- a CDS encoding flippase: protein MSFLLKIQNKIATKFSLLDVDFREIAKSASSTFILKNIALIFSYIFNLILAWLYGADVIGIYSLMLSVYSIFSLFGSFGSQTSVVRYIAEYAGKQDWNSINKFFTKITKLILSLSLLMSIMFYLSSEFISIAIFNEPRLVPALKMTAFLLPVGSFFVICTSALRGIKSILPSITLQTVLPLTNIIILLILSFTISKSYLNPIYMHVITTIILSVLGYITWLKYKKRFINEDTVPSKNIISYKEIINVSTPMIVTAGMFFIMGWTDTFMLGIYSSTKEIGIYRIALKISIFISFALGAVNAIAGPKFSELFWSGQNERLKDVVNQSAKLIFWVTLPIFIFLLVFSFPILNFFGPEFIKGQNVLIILGIGQLFNALFGSVGLLMDMSGNQAHFRNAMIIGAIVNVLLNYLLIPTYGILGAAIGTGLSTIIWNLIAAIKAYNIFGYWIGYNPQFSKL, encoded by the coding sequence TTGAGTTTTCTTTTAAAAATACAAAATAAAATAGCAACAAAATTTTCATTACTGGATGTTGATTTTCGTGAAATTGCGAAAAGTGCAAGCTCAACCTTCATACTAAAAAACATTGCTTTAATATTTAGTTATATATTTAACCTGATACTTGCATGGCTATACGGTGCGGATGTTATTGGGATTTATTCATTAATGTTATCGGTTTATAGCATTTTTTCTTTATTTGGTTCATTTGGTTCACAAACTTCGGTTGTTAGATATATAGCTGAATATGCTGGAAAACAAGATTGGAATTCTATTAATAAATTTTTTACAAAAATCACAAAATTAATATTAAGCTTGTCCTTATTAATGTCAATTATGTTTTATTTGTCCAGTGAATTTATTTCAATTGCCATTTTTAATGAACCACGGCTTGTTCCTGCATTGAAAATGACCGCATTTTTATTACCGGTAGGTTCATTCTTCGTTATTTGTACTTCCGCTCTTCGGGGTATAAAAAGTATTTTGCCTTCAATCACTCTACAAACAGTTTTGCCTTTAACCAATATTATAATATTGCTAATATTGTCTTTTACTATTTCAAAATCTTATTTAAATCCGATTTATATGCACGTAATTACGACAATAATCCTTTCAGTACTTGGCTATATTACCTGGCTAAAATATAAAAAAAGATTTATTAATGAAGATACGGTGCCAAGTAAGAATATTATTTCATATAAAGAGATCATTAACGTTTCAACGCCTATGATTGTTACAGCTGGAATGTTTTTTATTATGGGCTGGACAGACACATTTATGCTTGGAATTTATTCATCAACTAAAGAGATTGGTATCTACCGAATTGCTTTAAAAATTTCAATTTTTATAAGCTTTGCACTGGGTGCAGTTAATGCCATTGCAGGCCCGAAATTTTCTGAATTATTTTGGAGTGGACAAAACGAAAGACTTAAAGATGTTGTTAATCAATCAGCAAAGCTAATTTTTTGGGTTACATTGCCAATATTTATTTTCCTTTTAGTTTTTTCATTTCCGATTTTGAATTTTTTTGGTCCTGAATTTATTAAAGGTCAAAATGTTTTAATTATTTTAGGTATTGGACAATTGTTTAATGCTTTATTTGGATCAGTTGGTCTACTAATGGATATGTCAGGAAATCAAGCCCACTTCCGTAATGCAATGATTATTGGTGCGATTGTGAATGTCCTTCTTAATTATTTGCTAATACCCACGTATGGAATATTGGGTGCCGCGATAGGTACAGGCCTTAGTACTATAATTTGGAATTTGATTGCTGCAATTAAAGCATACAATATTTTCGGATATTGGATTGGCTATAATCCCCAATTCTCAAAACTTTAG
- a CDS encoding four helix bundle protein, with protein sequence MEKDTGKNHHFRDLKCWQKGRELKIKLYQIAKSLPENEKYGLVSQIRRAAVSITANIAEGYGRFHYKENIQYCRQSRASVYECEDHLITCFDENYIDQQSYDEAISLMIETRKVTDGYIRYLEKQLHKSDKRKK encoded by the coding sequence GTGGAAAAAGACACAGGTAAAAATCATCATTTTCGCGATTTGAAATGTTGGCAAAAAGGGCGTGAATTAAAAATTAAGCTTTACCAAATTGCAAAATCTTTACCTGAAAACGAAAAATATGGACTCGTTTCACAAATTCGAAGAGCGGCTGTTTCAATAACAGCAAATATTGCTGAAGGATATGGTAGGTTTCATTATAAAGAAAATATTCAATATTGTCGACAAAGCAGAGCATCCGTGTATGAATGTGAAGATCATTTAATAACATGTTTTGATGAAAATTATATTGATCAACAAAGTTATGACGAAGCAATAAGTTTAATGATTGAAACAAGGAAGGTGACAGATGGTTACATTAGATACCTTGAAAAGCAACTTCATAAAAGCGATAAACGAAAAAAATAA
- a CDS encoding DNA-binding protein — MAVKYNVVQRVNPRDTTAERKFYAVAQNNGEISLRELADRISDISTVSSIDTLAVLESLIKVIPSELLNGRIVRLGEFGTFRLTLASEGADTQEDFNKSLIKNVRLKFRAGKLIANSLKMADYFKQN, encoded by the coding sequence ATGGCAGTTAAGTATAATGTTGTTCAGCGTGTTAACCCCAGAGATACAACAGCAGAACGTAAGTTTTATGCGGTTGCACAAAATAATGGCGAGATTAGTTTACGGGAGCTGGCCGACCGCATTTCTGATATATCCACAGTAAGCAGTATCGATACCCTGGCTGTATTGGAATCATTAATAAAAGTTATCCCGTCAGAATTGCTTAATGGACGTATTGTCCGTTTAGGCGAGTTTGGAACATTTCGGTTAACCCTGGCCAGTGAAGGGGCAGATACACAGGAGGATTTTAATAAGAGTTTGATAAAGAATGTACGTTTAAAATTCCGTGCCGGTAAGCTTATTGCCAATAGTTTAAAAATGGCTGATTACTTTAAACAAAATTAA
- a CDS encoding NAD-dependent epimerase/dehydratase family protein, which yields MNILVTGGAGFIGSNLVDKLLDLGHRVSVIDSFSPFYDISIKRKNLESALKDENFSLYEIDVRDSENITEIFELNVFDVVIHLASKAGVRPSIRLPRAYFDVNVNGTLNILEECRRHNISKVVYASSSSVYGNNKNVPFKETDTVDFPISPYAASKKAGELICHNYHHLYGINIFALRFFTVYGRRNRPDMGMYKFCKAIDEGKKIQLYGNGEPRRDFTHVDDIIDGIIKSIQHVNGFEILNLGESKTISVNELITLFEQKLGKKAITEKIGMQPGDVMETYADISKAKNLIGYDPKTTVEAGVDKLVDWYLKEK from the coding sequence ATGAATATACTTGTAACCGGTGGTGCCGGATTTATTGGCTCAAATCTTGTTGATAAGTTGTTAGACTTAGGACACCGGGTTTCTGTGATAGATAGTTTCAGTCCTTTTTATGATATCTCGATTAAAAGAAAAAATCTTGAGAGTGCACTAAAGGACGAGAACTTTTCACTCTATGAAATTGATGTTCGCGATAGTGAAAATATAACTGAAATATTTGAATTAAATGTATTCGATGTTGTTATTCATTTGGCATCAAAAGCCGGTGTTCGACCATCTATCCGCTTGCCAAGGGCATATTTTGATGTAAATGTAAATGGTACTCTAAACATATTGGAAGAATGTCGCAGGCATAACATATCAAAAGTTGTTTATGCATCTTCTTCATCTGTGTATGGGAATAACAAAAATGTACCTTTCAAAGAAACAGATACGGTTGATTTCCCTATATCGCCTTATGCTGCTTCAAAAAAAGCAGGAGAATTAATTTGCCATAATTATCATCATTTGTATGGTATTAATATTTTTGCTTTACGTTTCTTTACGGTATATGGCCGAAGAAACAGGCCGGATATGGGTATGTATAAATTTTGTAAGGCAATTGATGAGGGCAAGAAGATTCAGCTTTATGGAAATGGTGAACCCAGACGCGACTTTACACATGTGGACGATATAATTGATGGAATTATTAAATCTATTCAACATGTAAATGGATTTGAGATACTAAATTTAGGTGAATCTAAAACAATTTCTGTAAATGAACTAATAACTCTTTTTGAACAAAAACTTGGAAAAAAAGCTATAACCGAGAAAATTGGGATGCAGCCTGGTGATGTGATGGAAACTTATGCTGATATTTCCAAGGCAAAAAACCTTATTGGATATGATCCTAAAACAACGGTTGAAGCTGGTGTTGATAAACTTGTTGACTGGTATTTAAAAGAAAAATGA
- a CDS encoding pullulanase — protein MFKYFLISLFSITLILAQDSKFTNQQIQQGYHINGDTTSFIFDEGLYDRFPQAVTVTGSFRGWDQNMDDAAWKLSKIPGSSLWILKIMNNEFKTVPVHSEFKFRIDDGEWLSPAESAPNIKNGNLRFAHSIKVTRVKAEVFAAKDIRILFVENPPAKYIYNPDNYILETYSGDRIEIEKVLYLRQGELQLIPKKEIIIRHFHNLTIQNLEKTIPVKYDGWFRNLYSSKELGANYNSKNDLTTINLFAPRADQIKLYLYKKPASKPHQTIKMKRADDGVWQTKLKGNYEGWYYDFTAHGPDEPGNHFYETNPVHFSDPWARVSVDTWGPARIWPKMKPAKPLKNGIPKLKDVIAYEVHVQDFTRLLPISDSHKGTFKGFIQSGLTNSAGEPIGFDHLVDLGINTVHLMPVQEYLHYSNEEWQEAFKNDPYMIDQGVNLENYQWGYRTSHAFALESRYREKGAEWGSQNKDFRDLVQAFHDKGIAVIVDLVFNHSAEKMDARMMYFNFAAIDVPYFYRTDDKFDFIGEYGTETKSEERPIMQRWIIEQCTDLIEQYGIDGFRIDLAGQTDQQTLLALREALGPDKIVYGEPWIASADPDYENNPDWDWYKEDSPITFFQDDSRNAFKGPTANPTQKNTDRGYAGGNGQREIVKKALSAGFDTDKTPLSGINYLDIHDNWALADRFAKTNWDGRFGVDEDQYKIAATLLFTSLGPIVLHGGSEFMRSKASAPLIEVTKQTKSGPIWIHGKRDTYNLARANQFEWENLGNNIGDKEEIKCNYKNMNEFWKGLIALRKSLLGRVFRISEKPDSNYYKWLEPDNKKQLGYFVNESILVLINTDSHHNSFKDISFPPGIWRLVGNNDKVNHIKTIDGKKDSILKGNKKYTIHINGHSLKIWVRDFVN, from the coding sequence ATGTTTAAATATTTTCTTATAAGTCTTTTTAGCATAACTCTCATTTTAGCTCAAGATTCGAAATTCACCAATCAACAAATCCAACAAGGATACCATATAAACGGTGACACCACATCATTTATTTTTGATGAAGGCCTTTATGACAGATTTCCACAAGCGGTTACGGTTACTGGTTCTTTTCGTGGTTGGGATCAGAACATGGATGACGCAGCCTGGAAATTATCCAAAATACCGGGTTCGTCATTATGGATATTAAAAATAATGAACAATGAATTTAAAACGGTGCCGGTTCATAGTGAATTCAAATTCCGTATTGATGATGGTGAATGGTTATCACCCGCGGAAAGTGCCCCAAATATTAAAAATGGGAATCTCCGGTTTGCACACTCAATAAAAGTGACACGGGTTAAAGCAGAAGTCTTCGCTGCTAAAGATATTCGTATCCTTTTTGTGGAAAATCCGCCAGCTAAATACATTTACAACCCTGATAATTACATTTTAGAAACATACTCCGGCGATCGAATCGAAATTGAAAAAGTGTTATACCTCCGCCAAGGTGAATTACAGCTTATCCCAAAAAAAGAAATAATTATCCGCCATTTTCATAACTTGACCATTCAAAATTTGGAAAAAACAATCCCTGTAAAATATGATGGCTGGTTTCGTAATTTATACTCATCCAAAGAACTTGGCGCTAATTACAACTCTAAAAATGACCTCACAACTATCAATCTTTTTGCACCACGTGCCGATCAAATCAAACTTTATTTGTACAAAAAACCCGCTTCCAAACCTCATCAAACAATAAAAATGAAAAGAGCAGATGATGGCGTTTGGCAAACAAAGTTAAAAGGCAACTACGAAGGCTGGTATTACGATTTCACTGCTCATGGACCAGATGAACCCGGCAATCATTTTTATGAAACAAACCCGGTTCATTTTAGTGATCCCTGGGCGCGTGTTTCTGTTGATACCTGGGGACCAGCGCGGATATGGCCAAAGATGAAGCCCGCTAAACCGTTAAAAAATGGTATTCCAAAGTTAAAAGATGTTATTGCATACGAAGTCCATGTACAGGATTTCACCAGACTTTTGCCCATTTCCGATTCTCATAAAGGTACATTTAAAGGATTTATTCAATCCGGGCTTACCAATTCTGCAGGTGAGCCAATCGGCTTTGATCACCTTGTTGACCTGGGGATAAATACAGTTCACTTAATGCCGGTTCAGGAATATCTCCATTATTCCAACGAGGAATGGCAGGAAGCTTTTAAAAATGATCCATATATGATTGACCAGGGCGTTAATCTGGAGAATTACCAATGGGGGTATCGAACATCGCATGCCTTTGCGTTGGAAAGTCGCTATAGGGAAAAAGGGGCAGAATGGGGTTCACAAAATAAAGATTTTCGTGATCTTGTGCAGGCTTTTCATGATAAAGGGATTGCTGTAATTGTGGATTTGGTTTTCAACCATTCTGCAGAAAAGATGGATGCACGCATGATGTATTTTAACTTTGCTGCTATTGATGTGCCCTACTTTTACCGCACAGATGATAAATTTGATTTTATTGGCGAGTACGGCACAGAAACAAAAAGTGAAGAGCGTCCCATTATGCAACGCTGGATAATCGAACAGTGCACAGACCTAATCGAGCAATATGGCATTGATGGTTTTCGCATTGATCTTGCCGGACAAACAGATCAGCAAACATTGCTTGCTTTACGTGAAGCCCTTGGACCGGATAAAATTGTATACGGAGAACCGTGGATCGCATCGGCTGATCCTGATTATGAAAATAATCCTGACTGGGATTGGTACAAAGAAGATTCACCAATCACCTTCTTCCAGGATGATAGCCGTAATGCATTTAAAGGCCCTACTGCAAATCCTACCCAGAAAAATACTGACCGAGGCTACGCGGGTGGTAATGGCCAACGGGAAATTGTAAAAAAAGCCCTTTCCGCAGGATTTGATACTGACAAAACACCACTCTCTGGTATCAACTATCTTGATATACATGATAACTGGGCTTTGGCAGACAGATTTGCAAAAACCAATTGGGATGGCCGATTTGGTGTTGATGAAGACCAATACAAAATAGCGGCTACTTTACTTTTTACATCTTTAGGACCAATTGTTTTACATGGCGGAAGTGAGTTTATGCGTAGCAAAGCATCCGCCCCATTAATAGAGGTTACCAAACAAACAAAAAGCGGCCCAATCTGGATTCATGGTAAACGCGATACATACAATCTTGCACGGGCCAATCAATTTGAGTGGGAAAACCTGGGCAATAATATCGGTGATAAAGAAGAGATAAAATGCAATTATAAAAATATGAATGAATTCTGGAAAGGCCTAATTGCCCTGCGAAAAAGTTTATTAGGACGTGTTTTCAGGATAAGTGAAAAGCCGGATTCAAATTATTATAAATGGCTTGAACCGGATAATAAAAAACAGCTGGGCTATTTTGTAAATGAATCCATTTTGGTTTTAATAAATACAGATAGCCATCACAATTCTTTTAAGGACATTTCATTTCCTCCCGGTATTTGGCGGCTTGTTGGAAATAACGACAAAGTAAATCATATAAAAACGATTGATGGGAAAAAGGACTCCATTTTAAAAGGCAATAAAAAGTACACCATACATATAAATGGACATAGTTTAAAAATTTGGGTTCGGGATTTTGTAAATTAA